One genomic segment of Nitrospirota bacterium includes these proteins:
- the rfaE2 gene encoding D-glycero-beta-D-manno-heptose 1-phosphate adenylyltransferase, producing the protein MILNISELSSRVKSLKQAGKRIVFTNGCFDIIHVGHVRYLKEARGLGDVLVVGLNSDESVRSIKGNNRPIVPQGERAEVLSSLRAVDFVVVFDEPDPYNVIAELKPDILVKGGDWRIEDIIGRDVVESCGGKVCTIPFIEGASSSRIIEDIINKYNLNPP; encoded by the coding sequence ATGATTCTCAACATATCAGAATTATCCTCAAGGGTTAAGTCTTTAAAACAGGCTGGAAAGCGCATTGTCTTTACAAACGGCTGTTTCGATATCATTCATGTAGGTCATGTCCGGTATCTTAAAGAGGCGCGGGGTCTCGGCGATGTGCTTGTTGTCGGTTTAAACAGTGACGAGTCTGTCAGGTCAATAAAGGGTAATAACCGTCCAATTGTCCCGCAGGGAGAACGTGCAGAGGTACTTTCATCACTCAGGGCTGTAGACTTTGTAGTTGTTTTTGATGAGCCTGACCCTTACAATGTCATTGCAGAATTGAAACCAGATATACTTGTTAAAGGTGGTGACTGGCGTATAGAAGACATTATCGGCAGAGATGTTGTGGAATCCTGCGGCGGTAAGGTCTGTACCATTCCGTTTATTGAAGGGGCGTCTTCTTCACGGATTATTGAGGATATAATAAATAAATATAACTTAAATCCCCCTTAA